CTCATAACGTAATTAAGAATGTGAATCCGAATCAATTAAGAAAAGCCAAAATCTTTCTCAGCAGTAAAATAAAAATCGCAGCGGTAAAAAAGGGGATGCTGCTAAAAGGGGTTGTCCGTTCTGACAACAGGTTGTGAAATCTACAAAACGGCAGCTCCTTTTCTTTCAGAGATTCAAATACATTCCTTATCTTCGTAAACTAAAATAATATATAATATGCATATCGTAAAAATACTATCATTCATAACAACCCTATCCTTCCTCTTCTTCTCTTGTATAAAGGATGATAAAGATGAATCTGTTATCAATTACATAAATGTAGGCAATCAGGTTCCTTCATTTGCCGTAGAAGATACAACTGGTAATACATTCAGCTCCAAGCAGTTTTTGGACAAACACTCCTTACTGGTATTTTTCGGTACTTACTGTCCCAATTGTAAACAGGTTCTACCGGTTATCGAAGAAGTCTGGAAAGAAATGAAAAAAGACGACAAGTTCCAGTTAGTGACGATTTCCCGGGAAGAGACAGCCGAAACTGTTTCTGAATACTGGAAAGAGAATCAATTTACAATGCCGTTTTATCTGGATCCCACCCGTGGTAATGTCTTTGCACTCTTTGCCAACAACACCATCCCACGTATATATCTCATCGGCCCTGAAGAGAATGTCGTATGGATGTCTGTCGAATCATTGGATATTTCTGCAAAGGAATTGATTGATAAGATACGAGAGTTATAGCAGACCTAAAAAAACAGTCCTAACAATCAATAATATTTTACTTGATTATTAGGACTATATTCTTTTTCGCTATAATAATGTGCGTAGAATGAGACTCGAACTCACACGCCGTAACCGGCACTACCCCCTCAAAGTAGCGTGTATACCAATTTCACCACCTACGCCAATGGTGCCCAGAACAGGACTCGAACCTGCACGCCTTGCGACACACGCACCTGAAACGTGCGCGTCTACCAATTCCGCCACCTGGGCATTTCCATTATATAAAAAAGGCGGCCTCTTACCGCTCTTATTATCTGTGAGCGAAAGACGGGACTCGAACCCGCGACCCTAACCTTGGCAAGGTTATGCTCTACCAACTGAGCTACTTTCGCGATAACGGGTGCAAAGATATAGGTATTTTTTTATTTTCCAAAACCGGAAGATAGTTTTTTTATACTATTTTTTTCTTTCCAACCCGTTCAATTTCCTATCTTATTTTAATACAGTGAGTTTCACTCTGAAAAAAAATCAGATGCGGGAAACCAGTTCACTGAACAAAGTAGTCATTACAGCTGCAGCTTTATTAGCAGCAACGATCACATCAGCTCCGTCGTTCACAAAATCGTCTGCAAAATGATATCCTTCATTCGTGATAACCGACATACCGAACACTCTCAATCCGGCATGACGTGCTACAATAACTTCAGGAACCGTACTCATGCCGATAGCATCGCCTCCTACCCGACCATAAAAAGCATATTCGGAAGGTGTCTCAAAAGACGGACCGGTCAATCCTACATATACACCTTTCTTTAAAGGTATAGCATGTGAAGCGGCAATCTCTTCTATCGCACAGATAAACTCGCGGTCATAAGCACGTGTCATATCCGGGAAGCGGGTTCCGAACAGTTCATTATTCGGACCGATCAACGGATTCGGCATCATATTGATATGGTCACGGATAATCATCAGGTCACCTACTTTGAACGTATTGTTTATACCGCCTGCCGCATTCGACACCAATAAATTCTTTATTCCCAACAGTTTCATCACGCGAACAGGAAAAGTAACCTGCTGCATCGAATAGCCTTCATAATAATGGAAGCGTCCCTGC
This is a stretch of genomic DNA from Parabacteroides chongii. It encodes these proteins:
- a CDS encoding TlpA family protein disulfide reductase — encoded protein: MHIVKILSFITTLSFLFFSCIKDDKDESVINYINVGNQVPSFAVEDTTGNTFSSKQFLDKHSLLVFFGTYCPNCKQVLPVIEEVWKEMKKDDKFQLVTISREETAETVSEYWKENQFTMPFYLDPTRGNVFALFANNTIPRIYLIGPEENVVWMSVESLDISAKELIDKIREL
- a CDS encoding purine nucleoside phosphorylase I, inosine and guanosine-specific produces the protein MNLSYTNEQYQEAAAFIAARITGNPETAIILGSGLGSLADRIEEAIVIPYAEIPHFMHSTAAGHKGNFICGKLGGKQVLAMQGRFHYYEGYSMQQVTFPVRVMKLLGIKNLLVSNAAGGINNTFKVGDLMIIRDHINMMPNPLIGPNNELFGTRFPDMTRAYDREFICAIEEIAASHAIPLKKGVYVGLTGPSFETPSEYAFYGRVGGDAIGMSTVPEVIVARHAGLRVFGMSVITNEGYHFADDFVNDGADVIVAANKAAAVMTTLFSELVSRI